A window of the Candidatus Nitrosotalea okcheonensis genome harbors these coding sequences:
- a CDS encoding sodium:solute symporter family protein, with protein MISSDIIIVFVSLFIIFIGLGFYGKYWRRGDLNHVHEWSLAGRNLGTTLVFFLIGADLYTAYSFVAIPSGVFAKGALYFFAIPYVMLTFAVALVAMPKLWTLAREKGYITASDFVKDRFNSKTLAIMIAVTGIVAELPYIALQIVGMQSVLTVMLAGYANSQMVQEISLLIAFVILAAFTYTSGLRGATLTAIFKDILVWITVIVVIVVVPISIGGFGNAFKAANSSYVTLPENLVPAYATLILGSALALYLYPHAISGVLSAQSAQKLRKSTALLPLYGIGLAVLALMGILVYAVPDAMKFLSGFPESSRGILVVPSLILYSLPSWFSGVALLGIFIGGLVPAAIMAMAQANLLTRNIIKEVKPSLSDKSEIKITKISSTVFKFIALGFVFSVPATYAISLQLLGGILIVQILPAVFFGLHTKMLKKTPLIIGLLAGISSGILMVEMANNFGPLTSSLLKTTFGPIYIAVISLGINLAISFGGSMMQKNRS; from the coding sequence ATGATAAGCTCAGATATTATCATTGTATTTGTTTCACTGTTTATCATATTCATTGGACTAGGATTTTATGGCAAGTATTGGAGAAGAGGAGACCTGAATCATGTTCACGAGTGGTCGCTTGCAGGAAGAAATCTTGGAACAACCTTGGTATTTTTCCTCATAGGTGCGGATTTGTACACTGCATACAGTTTTGTGGCAATTCCGTCTGGAGTATTTGCAAAAGGGGCGCTATACTTTTTTGCAATTCCCTATGTCATGTTAACTTTTGCAGTGGCTCTAGTTGCAATGCCCAAGCTCTGGACACTTGCAAGAGAAAAGGGATACATCACGGCATCAGATTTTGTCAAGGATCGATTCAATAGCAAAACACTTGCAATCATGATTGCGGTTACCGGAATTGTTGCAGAATTGCCATATATCGCACTCCAGATAGTTGGAATGCAATCAGTGCTCACTGTAATGCTTGCAGGATATGCCAATTCTCAAATGGTTCAAGAGATATCGCTTCTCATTGCTTTTGTAATTCTAGCAGCCTTTACATACACAAGTGGTTTGCGCGGTGCAACCCTTACTGCAATATTCAAAGACATACTGGTATGGATAACAGTAATTGTAGTCATAGTGGTAGTACCAATCAGCATAGGAGGTTTTGGAAATGCATTCAAGGCAGCAAACAGCAGTTATGTCACACTACCAGAAAATCTTGTTCCAGCATATGCTACCCTCATTCTTGGCAGTGCACTTGCACTCTATCTCTACCCACATGCAATAAGCGGAGTACTTAGTGCCCAAAGTGCTCAAAAGCTTCGCAAAAGTACTGCATTATTACCGCTCTATGGAATTGGACTGGCAGTGCTTGCACTGATGGGAATACTGGTTTATGCAGTTCCAGACGCAATGAAGTTTTTGTCAGGATTTCCCGAGAGTTCACGTGGGATACTTGTAGTCCCCTCACTTATCCTGTACTCTCTTCCAAGTTGGTTCTCAGGTGTTGCCCTGCTTGGAATTTTCATAGGAGGTCTTGTACCTGCAGCAATCATGGCCATGGCCCAAGCAAATCTCCTGACTAGAAATATAATCAAGGAAGTAAAGCCTAGTCTCTCAGACAAGTCAGAAATTAAAATTACAAAAATTTCATCAACTGTTTTCAAATTCATAGCTTTAGGGTTTGTATTTTCTGTTCCAGCAACTTATGCAATATCGCTTCAGTTGCTTGGAGGAATACTCATAGTCCAAATTTTACCTGCAGTCTTTTTTGGACTACACACAAAGATGCTCAAAAAGACACCCCTGATAATAGGTCTACTTGCTGGGATATCATCAGGCATACTCATGGTAGAAATGGCAAATAATTTTGGTCCATTGACATCATCGTTACTAAAAACAACATTTGGTCCAATATACATAGCAGTGATTTCACTTGGAATCAATCTTGCAATATCATTTGGCGGAAGCATGATGCAAAAAAATAGATCATAA
- a CDS encoding DUF3311 domain-containing protein: protein MHSKTRYVILALLILIPSFVNLGVPIYNMDSPELFGLPFFYWFQTFWLVACTGFYFMYAKIVENKS, encoded by the coding sequence ATGCATTCCAAAACTAGGTACGTCATACTTGCCTTGCTTATTTTGATACCGTCGTTTGTGAACTTGGGAGTGCCCATATACAACATGGATTCACCAGAGTTATTTGGACTACCGTTTTTCTACTGGTTTCAAACATTTTGGCTTGTAGCATGTACCGGATTTTATTTCATGTATGCCAAGATAGTGGAGAACAAATCATGA
- a CDS encoding HAD hydrolase-like protein: MHTIIFDFDGTIADTLSVVIRIANKFADHYGYKKIPLSDLPKLREKKPSAVLKHLGISIFKLPIVARKIRFEMNKEIINLKTAVDIRETLVHLKENGCVLGILTTNSRENVMEFLKKNDLELFDFVYSGRAVFGKSRLLKKMMKEKTIPHEDPIYVGDEIRDVEAAKKAGIRVIGVSWGYNSKNALLKFHPDHVIEEPEELKSIILN, from the coding sequence ATGCACACAATAATCTTTGATTTTGACGGTACAATAGCAGATACGCTGTCAGTAGTCATAAGAATTGCAAACAAGTTTGCAGATCATTACGGATACAAAAAAATTCCACTCAGTGACTTGCCAAAATTACGAGAAAAAAAACCAAGTGCAGTACTAAAGCACCTAGGAATATCAATATTCAAACTTCCAATCGTTGCAAGAAAGATAAGATTTGAGATGAATAAAGAAATCATCAATCTAAAGACAGCGGTGGACATAAGAGAGACGCTTGTACACCTCAAAGAAAACGGATGTGTCCTTGGAATATTGACCACAAACTCCAGAGAGAATGTAATGGAATTTTTAAAGAAAAACGATTTGGAGTTGTTTGATTTTGTCTATTCAGGGCGAGCAGTCTTTGGCAAGAGCAGACTATTGAAAAAAATGATGAAAGAAAAAACTATTCCACATGAAGATCCAATCTACGTAGGAGATGAGATAAGAGATGTGGAGGCAGCTAAAAAGGCAGGAATCAGAGTGATAGGAGTGTCATGGGGATACAACAGTAAAAATGCGTTGCTCAAATTTCATCCTGATCATGTCATAGAAGAACCAGAAGAACTCAAATCCATCATCTTAAACTAG
- a CDS encoding tetratricopeptide repeat protein: MMKSSLLDEAYELCEEGKYTLALEFYDLILFKEPRNITAMINKGVTLQTLGKHSKAIKCYDEALEIEKNNLDALVNKGSVLHTLGKFHDAIDCYDKTLKIQPKYALAMAYKGLSLGEIGLLKDAIKCFNAALKIDKKFDLALNNKTIALELLKNNTKLKPKLLKKTSAIK, encoded by the coding sequence ATGATGAAATCCTCCCTTTTGGATGAGGCATACGAGCTATGTGAAGAAGGCAAGTATACTCTAGCACTAGAATTTTATGATCTAATTTTATTCAAGGAACCCCGAAACATCACTGCCATGATAAACAAGGGTGTTACACTGCAAACGCTTGGAAAGCACTCCAAAGCAATAAAATGCTATGACGAGGCGCTGGAGATTGAAAAAAACAATCTGGATGCTCTTGTAAACAAGGGTTCGGTGCTACACACGCTTGGAAAATTTCACGATGCAATAGATTGTTATGACAAGACACTAAAGATCCAACCGAAATATGCATTGGCAATGGCATACAAGGGTCTCTCATTGGGAGAAATTGGTTTGCTAAAAGATGCAATAAAATGTTTTAATGCTGCACTAAAGATTGACAAAAAGTTTGACTTGGCATTGAACAATAAAACAATTGCACTAGAACTTTTAAAAAACAATACCAAGCTAAAACCAAAACTTCTCAAAAAGACTAGCGCAATAAAATAA
- a CDS encoding DNA polymerase ligase N-terminal domain-containing protein, giving the protein MEDEPSESFCHDVVKNHDYSKLERPVYVIQEHHASKLHWDLRFEMNGTLKSWALPKEPPQKIGEKRLAISVDDHPVGYALFEGQIPAGNYGAGLVKIWDGGTFEIVENSDRKIVVNIHGSRLQGKYCLVHFEAEEKNWLFFKMKYDSR; this is encoded by the coding sequence GTGGAAGATGAGCCATCAGAATCATTTTGTCATGATGTTGTAAAAAATCATGATTATTCTAAACTAGAAAGGCCTGTCTATGTCATTCAGGAGCATCATGCCTCAAAACTACACTGGGACCTGAGGTTTGAGATGAATGGCACCTTGAAAAGCTGGGCATTGCCAAAAGAGCCTCCTCAAAAAATTGGCGAAAAACGCTTGGCAATATCAGTTGATGATCATCCTGTAGGATATGCATTATTTGAGGGTCAAATTCCAGCGGGAAACTATGGGGCGGGTCTGGTCAAAATTTGGGACGGGGGGACATTTGAAATTGTGGAAAACAGTGACAGGAAAATAGTTGTGAATATACATGGCTCCAGGCTACAGGGAAAATACTGCCTTGTACATTTTGAGGCTGAAGAAAAGAACTGGCTGTTTTTTAAGATGAAGTATGATTCTAGGTAG
- a CDS encoding MarR family winged helix-turn-helix transcriptional regulator, with product MRKLDLSDSIGTLIALAAKSQERLAEIEMKKQLGLTPAQWKVILVLNIVDGPTQKEIAEKINVDGSTLVPVIDKMVKNGLVKRMADSEDRRNNRIFLTKKAESTVDSIIVIILQVRKMIYRGISESDIRITRTVLKSLIANSDSVINEIRSASGKGVS from the coding sequence ATGCGTAAACTCGATCTCAGTGATAGCATAGGAACACTGATTGCACTTGCAGCAAAATCCCAGGAGCGGCTTGCAGAAATAGAGATGAAAAAACAACTGGGATTGACTCCTGCACAATGGAAAGTCATCCTGGTTCTCAATATTGTTGATGGACCAACACAAAAAGAGATCGCCGAAAAAATTAATGTTGATGGAAGTACACTTGTACCAGTGATAGATAAGATGGTAAAAAATGGCCTGGTAAAAAGAATGGCAGACTCTGAGGACAGACGAAACAACAGGATATTTCTTACAAAAAAAGCTGAATCAACAGTGGACTCTATAATTGTTATAATTCTCCAGGTTCGAAAGATGATTTATCGCGGCATATCTGAAAGCGATATACGTATCACTAGGACAGTTCTAAAATCCTTGATTGCAAATTCTGATTCTGTAATAAATGAAATAAGATCTGCATCTGGAAAGGGTGTTTCATGA
- a CDS encoding PEFG-CTERM sorting domain-containing protein: MKISIAIILSLSVLAGIGQSFAQVESPGFTNAISISSVSGNSALPHLLVSSDGIFTIWTETESGKSNVLFSKSTDGGYTFDNPINLSSTTTGQSSYPQFVEKNNHVYVTWQSSLSGTSTILMARSLDGGVSFEKPIQLSDGSQLSAFPQIAMSGNNVYSSWIEKSADNSTNIIFAKSNDQGNSFGAPLHVTHNMGNSGIPKLSADGNDVYLTWEDNSKGDYEVFLSKSSDSGASFHVPIDISTTTGQSGTPEVISSGNNVYAVWMDNTSGNYDIFFTKSSDGGATFEKPVDISNLKGDSGYPQFAVWKNNIYVTWTQTMSGINYDVFFAKSSNNGDTFDQPINLSNNLGPSGWPQIVSDGNIYVSWVDSSFGKFDILITKSSDGGTTFESPTNLSHSKSESYESQMAALNNTVYMVWQEEEGQSGNHTIVFSKSTTFVPEFGPLASIVLVVSITSIIAISFRSNLRLNTG, translated from the coding sequence ATGAAAATTTCAATTGCAATAATTTTGAGTTTGTCTGTGCTTGCAGGAATTGGACAAAGCTTTGCACAAGTAGAGTCGCCTGGATTTACAAATGCTATCAGTATTAGTTCTGTCTCTGGTAATTCTGCGTTGCCACACTTGCTGGTTTCAAGTGATGGCATTTTTACAATCTGGACTGAAACAGAGTCTGGAAAGTCTAATGTCTTATTTTCAAAGAGTACTGATGGTGGGTATACGTTTGACAATCCGATAAATCTATCTTCGACCACCACGGGACAGTCAAGCTATCCGCAATTTGTAGAAAAAAACAATCATGTTTACGTGACATGGCAGTCATCTTTGTCTGGTACTTCGACTATATTGATGGCAAGAAGCCTTGATGGCGGCGTTAGTTTTGAAAAACCAATTCAACTAAGCGACGGGTCACAACTCTCGGCATTTCCACAAATTGCAATGTCTGGGAACAATGTCTATTCTTCTTGGATTGAAAAATCTGCAGACAACTCTACTAATATAATATTTGCAAAAAGCAATGATCAAGGAAATTCATTTGGCGCACCTCTACATGTGACACACAATATGGGAAATTCTGGAATTCCAAAACTGTCTGCAGATGGAAATGATGTCTATCTGACATGGGAGGATAACAGCAAGGGGGACTATGAGGTGTTTCTAAGCAAGAGTAGCGACTCGGGGGCTTCATTTCATGTACCAATTGACATAAGCACAACCACCGGACAATCAGGAACGCCTGAAGTTATTTCATCTGGAAATAACGTGTATGCTGTATGGATGGACAACACCTCGGGAAATTACGACATATTTTTTACAAAAAGCTCTGATGGTGGAGCAACATTTGAAAAACCTGTTGACATTAGTAATCTCAAGGGGGATTCAGGATATCCACAGTTTGCTGTATGGAAAAATAATATCTATGTAACGTGGACCCAGACCATGTCTGGCATAAACTATGATGTCTTTTTTGCAAAGAGTAGTAACAATGGTGATACCTTTGATCAGCCGATAAATCTAAGCAACAATCTGGGCCCATCTGGATGGCCACAGATTGTATCTGATGGAAACATCTATGTGAGCTGGGTCGACAGCTCATTTGGAAAATTTGACATCTTGATTACAAAAAGCTCTGATGGGGGTACAACATTTGAAAGCCCAACAAACCTGAGCCATTCTAAAAGCGAGTCATACGAAAGTCAAATGGCAGCACTGAACAACACCGTATACATGGTATGGCAGGAGGAGGAAGGACAGAGTGGAAACCATACCATTGTCTTCTCAAAGAGCACCACATTTGTTCCAGAGTTTGGTCCGCTTGCATCAATTGTACTAGTTGTATCTATAACTTCCATAATTGCAATATCATTTCGATCTAACTTGCGCTTGAATACCGGCTGA
- the msrA gene encoding peptide-methionine (S)-S-oxide reductase MsrA, whose amino-acid sequence MKATFGAGCFWCIEHVFRKNGITSTSVGYMGGKTKNPTYEDVCTDMTGHAEVVQVEYDPSKISYGEILDIFWNNHDPTTLNRQGPDVGTQYRSAIFYHTPEQEMEALQSKEYIEKSGTRKKIVTEVVPATEFYKAEEYHQQYYDKCGIV is encoded by the coding sequence ATGAAAGCTACTTTTGGCGCAGGGTGTTTTTGGTGCATAGAACATGTTTTTAGAAAAAATGGAATCACGTCAACAAGTGTTGGCTATATGGGGGGCAAGACAAAAAATCCGACCTATGAGGATGTCTGTACCGACATGACTGGCCATGCAGAAGTTGTACAAGTAGAATATGATCCATCCAAGATTTCATATGGTGAAATTCTAGACATTTTTTGGAACAATCATGACCCGACAACACTGAATAGGCAGGGGCCTGATGTTGGGACCCAATATAGATCTGCCATTTTTTATCATACTCCGGAGCAGGAAATGGAGGCATTACAATCCAAAGAATACATTGAGAAATCTGGAACTAGGAAAAAGATTGTAACTGAGGTGGTACCTGCAACAGAATTTTACAAGGCAGAAGAATACCATCAGCAATATTATGACAAATGTGGAATCGTGTAA
- a CDS encoding zinc ribbon domain-containing protein yields MNKELIELVEQLTEFGYGDSLRLDSISKRLQNEQPLYPSDQKYVDMLVSKYLYPHEEESENTRKIGSLENKIQNVKQRYGGETNPSTDTSLSDLCPKCGSPVPRMFSFCSKCGAFHDEHNFIDTRKDQQKKEKRDHSSQQTFQDTSMKSCITCSSKIFKTHEFCPICGAHQGKNKLKDTKKFQSKQKRYAGMAAAGIISIIVGIIPAISLFQYSSLCSSIIGQLAQTFNLQILELCNHIQIIIIGGGILFIVGIVLLIARAVKIRRS; encoded by the coding sequence ATGAATAAAGAATTAATCGAACTGGTGGAACAATTGACAGAGTTTGGTTATGGAGATTCACTTAGGTTAGATTCAATATCTAAAAGATTACAAAATGAACAGCCGTTATACCCGTCAGATCAGAAATATGTAGACATGCTAGTTTCTAAATATCTTTATCCGCATGAAGAGGAATCCGAAAATACAAGAAAGATAGGATCACTAGAAAACAAAATACAGAATGTAAAACAACGATACGGGGGTGAGACCAACCCATCAACAGATACTAGTCTTTCTGATTTATGCCCCAAATGTGGTTCGCCAGTACCAAGAATGTTTAGTTTTTGTTCAAAATGCGGAGCATTTCATGATGAACATAATTTTATTGATACACGTAAAGATCAACAAAAAAAGGAAAAACGTGATCACAGTTCCCAGCAAACATTTCAAGACACATCAATGAAATCGTGTATTACATGCAGTTCAAAAATATTCAAAACGCATGAATTTTGTCCCATATGTGGAGCACATCAAGGCAAAAACAAGTTAAAGGACACCAAAAAGTTCCAGTCAAAACAGAAAAGATATGCAGGGATGGCAGCAGCTGGAATAATATCCATCATAGTAGGCATCATACCAGCCATATCTTTATTCCAATATTCATCACTTTGCAGTTCCATCATTGGACAACTTGCACAAACTTTCAATTTACAGATACTAGAATTATGCAATCATATCCAGATCATAATCATAGGCGGCGGTATACTCTTCATAGTGGGAATAGTTTTGTTAATAGCCAGGGCTGTTAAAATAAGAAGGTCCTAG
- a CDS encoding SagB/ThcOx family dehydrogenase, producing the protein MQNYEIEAAWHYHNGTKHPNGMLLNRFHVYHPSHRPVPYKIYKNISQVNIPLDKTPVGISALVAISRENNYSHTILDLWVLGRILYFSSGITKKIKFQGLGEMDFRAASCTGALYHIEIYIICNDIPGLGAGVYHFDPKHMKLDTIRLGDFRKFISSATAEEQSTSQATAILVFTDVFSRNSIKYQSREYRHAFWDSGTILANTLAITSAHKIYSKIITGFVDSKICQLLGLNITEEAPIVIVSIGQTVQEAPTCPPLQEINMDVASSDYDIEYPEINAIHESSCLLTEAEVTSWRRQITSEEKYSAKLIPLGKNIAVQEPLEKTIIRRGSTRKFSPEPITLDQLSTILNQTTSKTNTDFTSQGSLSDIYIIANAVDGLESGSYYFVKEKNSLEQLRKGNFRHASGNLGLDQDLPHDASVTIFLLSNLDKILRHFGNRGYRVAQLDAAITGGKMYLASYALGLGATGLTFYDDLVINFFSPHAENKETMFLMAIGKKEKPT; encoded by the coding sequence GTGCAAAATTATGAAATCGAGGCAGCCTGGCACTATCACAACGGCACAAAACACCCAAACGGGATGCTACTCAACAGGTTTCATGTATACCACCCTTCTCACAGACCAGTACCTTACAAAATTTACAAGAACATATCACAAGTTAACATTCCATTAGATAAAACCCCAGTAGGGATTTCTGCACTTGTTGCAATATCCAGAGAAAATAACTACAGTCATACCATTTTAGATCTGTGGGTACTTGGAAGGATTCTCTATTTTTCATCAGGCATTACAAAAAAAATAAAATTCCAAGGACTCGGAGAGATGGATTTTCGTGCAGCCTCTTGTACTGGTGCACTGTACCACATTGAAATTTACATCATCTGCAATGACATCCCAGGACTGGGTGCAGGAGTATACCACTTTGATCCAAAACACATGAAATTGGATACAATACGCCTAGGAGATTTTAGAAAATTCATATCAAGTGCTACTGCAGAGGAACAATCCACAAGCCAAGCTACAGCAATTCTGGTTTTCACGGATGTCTTTTCTAGAAATTCCATAAAATATCAATCACGTGAATACAGGCATGCGTTTTGGGACAGTGGAACAATACTTGCAAATACACTTGCCATCACATCTGCCCACAAGATTTACTCAAAGATAATCACAGGTTTTGTAGACTCCAAGATCTGCCAGTTGCTAGGATTGAATATTACTGAGGAAGCACCTATCGTAATCGTATCCATAGGGCAGACGGTACAGGAAGCACCGACATGCCCACCCTTGCAAGAAATCAATATGGATGTAGCCTCGTCAGACTATGATATAGAATATCCAGAGATTAATGCCATTCACGAGTCATCCTGCCTTTTAACTGAGGCAGAAGTGACATCATGGAGGCGCCAAATCACATCGGAGGAAAAATATTCGGCCAAACTCATTCCGCTTGGAAAAAACATTGCAGTTCAAGAACCCCTAGAGAAAACAATAATCAGGCGTGGTTCTACAAGAAAGTTTTCACCAGAGCCCATAACACTTGATCAGTTGTCAACCATACTCAATCAGACAACATCTAAAACAAATACAGACTTTACAAGCCAGGGTTCACTATCAGACATCTACATCATTGCAAACGCGGTAGATGGACTAGAGTCTGGCTCATATTATTTTGTTAAAGAAAAAAACTCCTTGGAACAATTGCGCAAAGGTAATTTCAGACATGCATCAGGTAATTTAGGGTTGGATCAAGACCTACCACATGATGCAAGTGTTACAATTTTTCTCCTCTCAAACCTTGATAAGATTTTGAGGCATTTTGGAAATCGCGGTTACAGAGTTGCCCAGCTTGATGCAGCAATAACAGGAGGCAAGATGTATCTTGCATCATATGCACTGGGTCTTGGTGCGACAGGACTGACATTCTATGATGATTTGGTAATCAATTTCTTTTCTCCGCATGCAGAAAACAAGGAGACCATGTTTTTGATGGCAATAGGAAAAAAAGAAAAACCTACCTAG
- a CDS encoding VOC family protein encodes MKLHHIGIVVGNIKQSIGELKNYLNFETTSTIMPVGSQKVNICLLKIGDPFLELIEPASPDSAISEFARSGGGIHHLCFEVKDIEVELESFAKKGATILVNPVRGFDERRIAFVDLNTKNTKCGLVELLEMR; translated from the coding sequence GTGAAATTGCACCATATTGGCATCGTAGTTGGTAACATAAAGCAATCCATTGGCGAACTCAAGAACTATCTTAATTTTGAGACCACAAGCACAATAATGCCAGTCGGTAGCCAGAAAGTCAACATTTGCCTCTTAAAGATAGGCGATCCATTCTTGGAGCTAATAGAACCTGCATCCCCAGACTCGGCAATTAGCGAGTTTGCAAGGTCGGGAGGCGGAATACACCACTTGTGCTTTGAGGTAAAAGATATTGAGGTAGAACTAGAGTCATTTGCAAAAAAAGGTGCAACCATTCTCGTAAATCCCGTGAGAGGTTTTGATGAGCGTCGCATTGCATTTGTAGATCTTAATACAAAGAACACAAAATGCGGCCTTGTTGAGCTTTTGGAAATGAGATAA
- a CDS encoding TATA-box-binding protein, translating into MPQTKPIVDIVNVVASASVDQKIDLVAITKEFPDVEYHPEQFPGLVFRLKSPKTATLIFSSGKMVCTGSKSEEAAVNAVNTVVQRLRKGKIKIKKNPEITIQNIVASVSLGGKVHLEKAARSLPRSMYEPEQFPGLIHRMLDPRSVVLIFASGKLVCTGTKKEAEVYRAVHNLHTLLEEKKLMEYE; encoded by the coding sequence ATGCCGCAAACAAAACCTATTGTCGACATCGTAAATGTGGTTGCCTCTGCTTCCGTGGACCAAAAAATTGATCTTGTGGCAATTACAAAAGAATTTCCGGACGTTGAATACCACCCTGAACAATTTCCAGGCCTTGTCTTTAGATTAAAGTCTCCAAAAACTGCGACACTTATCTTTAGCTCGGGCAAAATGGTCTGTACTGGCTCAAAATCAGAAGAGGCGGCAGTAAATGCTGTAAATACAGTAGTGCAAAGACTTCGAAAAGGCAAGATAAAAATAAAAAAGAATCCCGAGATTACCATTCAGAATATTGTAGCTTCTGTTAGTCTTGGTGGTAAGGTTCACTTGGAAAAGGCCGCACGAAGTCTTCCAAGAAGTATGTATGAACCAGAACAGTTTCCTGGATTGATACACAGGATGCTTGATCCGCGCTCAGTGGTTCTAATCTTTGCATCTGGAAAACTAGTGTGTACCGGAACAAAGAAAGAGGCCGAAGTTTACCGTGCAGTCCACAATCTTCACACATTACTAGAAGAAAAGAAACTCATGGAATACGAGTAA
- a CDS encoding Vgb family protein, producing the protein MNKLASKKILAVTIVAMMIILFVYLDQNFRDKVLPSNVVSRNDPFVKEYSLPPGSAPNGLVVDKSGLVWVTSKNATLYSVDPRSGQVNRYEIKSGTASYENPGTTSAMVWAIVQGGDGKIWFSPLGTKTIWRFDPSRDIFDSYLSETGAPFQMKDAMDGKIWFTTLRGDTVGVIEKSQNDTYSVSTFDTLPHANPAGIFLQNDSVWVANVGSQNIFQYKIDQSNYTTKDISVIREIPPDNNTLFSSPTDLFVDKNILWLTEHGTSFLTSYDLDSGKITRYPTSQNTFGTTTLPFWIRGIYDPKILWFNEHQGNKIGRFDVYNKTLTEYSIPSLPKDGYLTYPLNISQDPMDEKILWFSEWNTDKIGVINGHVTIPFTINLNTTEMTLRYHDANVVDLKITGDTHSSDRIFLNASSSITPTAELGNLTVGFSSNVVTLPHDNIIHLSIRNDGVAPGNYTVGISASDGLVTTTKFFGLSIPLT; encoded by the coding sequence TTGAACAAGTTGGCATCTAAAAAAATTTTAGCGGTTACAATAGTTGCAATGATGATAATCTTGTTTGTATATCTTGATCAGAATTTTAGAGATAAAGTGTTGCCTTCAAACGTTGTATCTCGAAATGATCCTTTCGTTAAGGAATATTCTTTGCCTCCAGGTTCTGCGCCAAATGGATTGGTTGTAGACAAGTCAGGGTTGGTTTGGGTTACGTCAAAGAATGCCACACTCTATTCAGTTGATCCACGCAGTGGGCAGGTGAACAGATATGAGATCAAAAGTGGGACAGCATCATACGAAAACCCGGGCACCACTTCTGCCATGGTTTGGGCTATTGTACAAGGCGGTGATGGAAAGATCTGGTTTTCTCCGCTGGGAACCAAAACAATCTGGAGATTTGACCCATCACGCGACATCTTTGATTCGTATTTGTCTGAAACTGGGGCTCCATTTCAGATGAAAGATGCCATGGATGGAAAAATCTGGTTTACTACACTGCGTGGAGACACAGTTGGCGTCATAGAAAAATCACAAAATGACACTTATTCTGTTTCTACTTTTGATACACTTCCTCATGCCAATCCTGCAGGAATATTTCTACAAAATGATTCTGTATGGGTGGCCAATGTGGGCTCTCAAAATATTTTCCAGTATAAAATCGACCAGAGTAATTATACCACAAAAGATATTTCAGTCATCCGAGAAATCCCGCCAGACAATAATACGCTATTTTCATCCCCGACTGATCTGTTTGTCGATAAGAATATTTTGTGGCTGACCGAACATGGCACCAGCTTTCTCACAAGTTATGATCTTGATAGCGGAAAAATTACGAGATATCCAACATCACAAAATACTTTCGGTACTACCACACTTCCCTTCTGGATTAGAGGAATTTATGATCCAAAAATTCTGTGGTTCAACGAACACCAGGGAAATAAAATTGGGCGCTTTGATGTATACAATAAAACATTGACAGAATACTCGATACCGTCATTACCAAAAGATGGTTATCTTACTTATCCTCTCAATATTTCGCAAGATCCTATGGATGAAAAAATTCTCTGGTTCTCTGAATGGAACACGGATAAGATTGGAGTGATAAACGGACATGTTACCATACCATTTACAATAAATCTCAATACAACAGAAATGACATTACGATATCATGATGCCAATGTTGTTGATTTGAAAATCACAGGTGATACCCATAGTTCTGACAGGATATTTTTGAATGCGTCAAGCTCAATTACTCCTACTGCCGAACTTGGAAATCTGACAGTGGGGTTTTCCTCTAATGTAGTGACTCTACCTCATGATAATATTATACACTTATCCATAAGGAATGATGGGGTTGCGCCTGGAAATTATACTGTTGGAATAAGTGCATCAGATGGCTTGGTGACAACCACCAAGTTTTTCGGTCTGTCTATACCCCTGACATAA